The Deltaproteobacteria bacterium genome has a segment encoding these proteins:
- the kdsA gene encoding 3-deoxy-8-phosphooctulonate synthase, whose amino-acid sequence MSTSEVHIGAIRVGGGQPLTLIAGSCVIENRDSALRHAAFLSDLTRRLDIPFVYKSSYDKANRTSLESFRGPGLDEGLRILQDVRREIGVPVLTDVHEPDQIGPVCEVVDIVQIPAFLCRQTDFVVGVARAAKVVNVKKGQFLAPWDIRNVVAKIVAAGNTNVLLTERGVSFGYNNLVSDMRSLVIMRESGFPVVFDATHSLQLPGGLGEASGGDRQFIAPLARAGAAVGVDALFMEVHEDPDRALSDGPTSFPLAGLDELLRAVKDIDGRVKAPGSG is encoded by the coding sequence ATGAGCACCAGCGAGGTCCATATCGGCGCCATCCGCGTCGGCGGCGGCCAACCGCTCACGCTGATCGCGGGTTCGTGCGTCATCGAGAACCGGGACTCGGCGTTGCGGCACGCCGCGTTCCTGAGCGACCTCACCCGGCGGCTCGACATCCCGTTCGTCTACAAGTCGTCCTACGACAAGGCCAACCGCACGTCGCTGGAGTCGTTTCGCGGTCCGGGCCTCGACGAGGGCCTGCGCATCCTGCAGGACGTGCGCCGCGAGATCGGCGTCCCCGTGCTCACCGACGTGCACGAGCCCGACCAGATCGGCCCGGTGTGCGAGGTGGTGGACATCGTTCAGATTCCCGCGTTCCTGTGCCGGCAGACGGACTTCGTCGTCGGGGTGGCGCGCGCCGCCAAGGTCGTGAACGTGAAGAAGGGGCAGTTCCTGGCGCCCTGGGACATCCGCAACGTGGTGGCCAAGATCGTCGCCGCAGGCAACACCAACGTGCTGCTGACCGAACGCGGCGTGTCGTTCGGCTACAACAACCTGGTGTCGGACATGCGCTCGCTGGTGATCATGCGGGAGTCGGGTTTCCCGGTGGTGTTCGACGCCACCCACAGCCTGCAGCTTCCGGGCGGCCTGGGCGAGGCCTCGGGCGGCGACCGGCAGTTCATCGCGCCGCTGGCGCGGGCGGGCGCGGCCGTGGGCGTGGACGCGCTCTTCATGGAGGTCCACGAGGATCCGGATCGGGCCCTGAGCGACGGTCCCACGTCCTTTCCCTTGGCCGGCCTCGATGAATTGCTGCGTGCGGTGAAGGACATCGACGGCCGGGTCAAGGCGCCGGGGAGCGGGTGA
- a CDS encoding KpsF/GutQ family sugar-phosphate isomerase: MGRSGDVIRKAREVLDIEIGGIAAARDRVGEAFPRAVDLLHGCAGKVIVTGVGKSGLVCHKIAATLASTGTPAFFLHAAEASHGDLGMIMRDDVVLAVSNSGESEEVLRMLPLIKRWGLKLVAMTGNAQSSLARSADVVLDVGVPEEACPLGLSPTASTTAALAMGDALAVVLLERREFKEEDFLLRHPGGALGRRLLLRTRDLMHSGDDIPLVFEDTPLRDILLEITSKRLGVTGVLNREQALVGVITDGDLRRCLARSDGTGNMLERRASEIMTRTPKTIAADALAAEAVALMERFSITSLFITAGESAKPQGILHLHDLLKAGLV; this comes from the coding sequence ATGGGCAGGTCGGGAGACGTCATCCGCAAGGCCCGCGAGGTGCTGGACATCGAGATCGGCGGCATCGCGGCGGCCCGGGACCGGGTCGGCGAGGCGTTCCCGCGGGCGGTGGACCTCCTGCACGGCTGCGCCGGCAAGGTCATCGTCACCGGCGTGGGCAAGTCGGGGCTCGTCTGCCACAAGATCGCGGCCACGCTGGCGAGCACCGGAACGCCGGCGTTCTTCCTGCACGCGGCGGAGGCGAGCCACGGCGACCTGGGCATGATCATGCGCGACGACGTCGTGCTGGCCGTGTCCAACAGCGGCGAGTCCGAGGAGGTCCTGCGGATGCTGCCGCTGATCAAGCGCTGGGGTCTCAAGCTCGTCGCCATGACCGGCAACGCGCAATCGAGCCTGGCCCGTTCGGCGGACGTGGTGCTGGACGTCGGAGTCCCCGAGGAGGCCTGTCCTTTGGGACTCTCGCCCACCGCCAGCACCACCGCGGCTCTGGCCATGGGCGACGCCCTCGCCGTGGTGCTGCTGGAGCGCCGGGAGTTCAAGGAGGAGGACTTCCTGCTGCGGCATCCGGGCGGCGCCCTGGGCCGCCGTCTGCTGCTGCGCACGCGCGACCTCATGCACTCGGGCGACGACATTCCCCTGGTGTTCGAGGACACGCCGCTCAGGGACATCCTCCTGGAGATCACCTCCAAGCGGCTCGGCGTGACCGGCGTGTTGAACCGGGAGCAGGCACTCGTGGGGGTCATCACCGACGGCGACCTGCGCCGCTGCCTTGCCCGGAGCGACGGCACGGGCAACATGCTGGAACGACGGGCATCGGAGATCATGACCCGGACCCCCAAGACCATCGCCGCCGACGCGCTCGCCGCCGAAGCCGTGGCCCTGATGGAAAGGTTCTCCATCACCTCACTGTTCATCACGGCCGGGGAGTCGGCTAAGCCCCAGGGGATCCTCCACCTCCATGACCTCCTCAAGGCCGGCCTCGTCTGA
- a CDS encoding HAD hydrolase family protein — MTSSRPASSDAPLPPGVDALRAKVRDVKLLLLDVDGVLTDGGIVIDERGEEVTRFDVQDGHGIKLLQDAGIRVGLLTGRASRAVAVRAQRLSIGLVYQNVSDKLLGYEEVKAETGLADGEIAYVGDDMQDLPVLRRVAFAVAVKDAWEGLKAHADYVTVRPGGHGAVREVAELLLRLTGRWDALLKQYDR, encoded by the coding sequence ATGACCTCCTCAAGGCCGGCCTCGTCTGACGCTCCGCTGCCGCCCGGGGTCGACGCACTGCGCGCCAAGGTCCGGGACGTCAAGCTGCTGTTGCTCGACGTCGACGGCGTGCTGACCGACGGCGGCATCGTCATCGACGAACGGGGCGAGGAGGTCACCCGCTTCGATGTCCAGGACGGCCACGGCATCAAGCTGCTCCAGGACGCCGGTATCCGCGTCGGGCTGCTTACCGGGCGCGCCTCGCGCGCCGTGGCGGTGCGTGCCCAGCGTCTGTCCATCGGCCTCGTCTACCAGAACGTCTCCGACAAGCTGCTCGGCTATGAGGAGGTCAAGGCGGAGACCGGCCTCGCCGACGGCGAGATCGCCTATGTCGGCGACGACATGCAGGACTTGCCCGTGCTGCGCAGGGTGGCCTTTGCGGTGGCGGTGAAGGACGCCTGGGAAGGCTTGAAGGCGCACGCCGACTACGTCACGGTCCGGCCGGGCGGCCACGGCGCGGTGCGCGAGGTGGCGGAGCTGCTGCTGCGCCTCACCGGAAGGTGGGACGCGCTGTTGAAGCAGTACGACCGCTGA
- the lptC gene encoding LPS export ABC transporter periplasmic protein LptC, giving the protein MRSKRLWLLLVAAAGVIFVGVEVARHLREQALRDPRALLQITPGVALQVKNFRRSRIEDGRKAWEVKGVEATYFKSEERALVRRPALVFYREDGRILEATGREGNIFLPDGQLQRAELDGAVDITYQGVRFHTDKLIYFHAENRVVCPGRVAATVDGVDFEGENMTYSLADETIELRRAVRTSIHPGRLDHADLVQRLARGKGAGR; this is encoded by the coding sequence ATGCGGTCCAAACGGTTGTGGCTGTTGCTGGTTGCGGCCGCCGGGGTGATCTTTGTCGGCGTCGAGGTGGCTCGGCACCTGCGGGAACAGGCGCTTCGCGACCCTCGGGCGCTATTGCAGATCACGCCCGGGGTGGCCTTGCAGGTCAAGAACTTTCGCCGCAGCCGGATCGAGGACGGGCGCAAGGCTTGGGAGGTGAAAGGGGTCGAGGCGACCTATTTCAAGTCCGAAGAGAGGGCCTTGGTAAGGAGGCCGGCGTTGGTCTTCTACCGGGAGGATGGCCGGATTCTTGAGGCCACCGGCAGGGAAGGGAACATTTTCCTGCCCGACGGACAGTTGCAAAGGGCGGAACTGGACGGCGCGGTGGACATCACCTACCAGGGTGTGCGATTCCACACCGATAAGCTGATCTATTTTCATGCCGAGAACCGCGTGGTTTGTCCGGGCAGGGTGGCGGCCACCGTGGACGGCGTCGATTTCGAGGGCGAGAACATGACCTACTCGCTTGCGGACGAGACCATCGAGCTTCGCAGGGCCGTACGAACCTCCATCCATCCGGGGCGCCTGGACCACGCCGACCTGGTCCAAAGGCTGGCTCGGGGAAAGGGCGCGGGCCGATGA
- the lptB gene encoding LPS export ABC transporter ATP-binding protein → MSVLNADGIVKAYRGRRVVDQVTLQVNSGEVVGLLGPNGAGKTTLFHILIGLVRADGGKVSLDGTDLTAAPIHRRARAGLSYLPQESSVFRGLTVKQNLLAILETLKLGRDEEEERSRRLLHTFGLVHLADQKAYTLSGGERRRVEIARALILSPFFVLLDEPFTGVDPIALADIKSVIQRLSDAGIGILITDHNVREALEICTRAYILNQGVLLAEGTPADIAASERAREVYLGEGFRL, encoded by the coding sequence ATGAGCGTTCTCAACGCGGACGGGATCGTAAAGGCGTATCGAGGACGCCGGGTGGTGGACCAGGTCACTCTCCAGGTCAACAGCGGCGAAGTGGTGGGCCTTCTCGGGCCCAACGGAGCGGGCAAGACCACCCTGTTCCACATCCTGATCGGCCTGGTCCGGGCCGACGGCGGCAAGGTCAGCCTGGACGGGACCGATCTGACCGCCGCCCCCATCCACCGGCGCGCGCGGGCCGGTCTCAGCTATCTGCCCCAGGAGTCCTCCGTGTTCCGCGGCCTCACGGTCAAGCAGAACCTCTTGGCCATACTCGAGACCTTGAAACTCGGCAGGGACGAGGAAGAGGAGCGGAGCCGGCGTCTGCTCCACACCTTCGGCCTTGTCCACCTGGCGGATCAGAAGGCCTACACTCTTTCCGGCGGCGAGCGGCGGCGCGTGGAGATCGCCCGGGCGCTGATCCTGTCGCCGTTCTTCGTGCTGCTGGACGAGCCCTTCACCGGGGTCGATCCCATCGCCCTGGCCGACATCAAGTCCGTCATCCAGCGGCTGTCCGACGCCGGCATCGGCATCCTGATCACGGATCACAACGTCCGGGAAGCCCTCGAGATCTGCACCCGCGCCTACATCCTGAATCAGGGCGTGCTGCTCGCGGAAGGGACCCCCGCCGACATCGCCGCCAGTGAACGGGCGCGCGAGGTCTATCTTGGAGAAGGGTTCAGGCTCTAG
- the rpoN gene encoding RNA polymerase factor sigma-54 → MALEIKLSQKMMPQLVMTPQLQQAIKLLQLSQLDLQQRISQELQENPALEEARDDDDAAPDRVREPEATQETLVTDRIADWQDYLDNHSNSRHDMVAPEVVRQEEDFPSLEDTITRRETLHEHLLWQLRMAGLDPAGESIGLCIIGNLDERGYLETSLEEVGELARATLDEVEDVLARIQLFDPVGIAARDLRECLLVQLHSAGLGESVAARVVAAHLRELERKQYERIAAALDVGVADIIEAAHLIACLEPKPARDYDDGEVRTIIPDVVVQKVAGEYVIFLNDDGVPPLRISPLVRRLAGASSEEAREAKEYLDGKIRAATWLIKSIQWRQQTLYRVSESIFNFQREFLDHGVDRLKPLVLREVAAQIGMHPSTVSRATSNKYVHTPQGVFELKYFFQSGIPRNDSSLVVSAESVRERIRVLVESEDPGKPLSDQEIAVTLRGLGIDIARRTVAKYREQLGILPSSRRRDPYGQRVEPA, encoded by the coding sequence ATGGCACTCGAAATCAAGCTCTCCCAGAAGATGATGCCGCAACTGGTGATGACGCCCCAGTTGCAGCAGGCCATCAAGCTTCTCCAGCTTTCCCAACTCGACCTCCAGCAGCGCATCTCCCAGGAGCTGCAGGAGAATCCGGCCCTGGAGGAAGCACGCGACGACGACGATGCCGCCCCGGACCGCGTGCGTGAACCCGAGGCGACGCAGGAGACGCTGGTCACCGACCGCATCGCGGATTGGCAGGACTATCTCGACAACCACTCCAACTCGCGCCACGACATGGTCGCGCCGGAGGTCGTGCGCCAGGAAGAGGATTTCCCGTCGCTGGAGGACACCATTACGCGCCGGGAGACCCTCCACGAACACCTGCTGTGGCAGCTCCGCATGGCCGGGCTCGACCCGGCGGGCGAGAGCATCGGCCTGTGCATCATCGGCAACCTGGACGAACGGGGATACCTTGAGACATCGCTGGAAGAAGTCGGCGAGTTGGCCCGGGCGACGCTGGATGAGGTGGAGGACGTCCTGGCGCGGATCCAGCTCTTCGATCCGGTCGGCATCGCCGCCCGGGATTTGCGCGAGTGCCTGCTGGTGCAGCTCCACAGCGCGGGGTTGGGGGAAAGCGTGGCGGCGCGCGTGGTGGCGGCCCATCTTCGCGAGCTGGAGCGCAAGCAGTACGAACGGATCGCGGCGGCTCTGGACGTCGGCGTCGCGGACATCATCGAGGCGGCCCATCTCATTGCCTGTCTGGAACCGAAGCCGGCGCGGGACTATGATGACGGCGAGGTCCGCACGATCATTCCGGACGTGGTGGTGCAGAAGGTCGCGGGGGAGTACGTCATCTTCCTCAATGACGACGGAGTGCCGCCGTTGAGAATCAGCCCGCTGGTGCGGCGACTGGCCGGGGCTTCGAGCGAAGAGGCGCGCGAGGCCAAGGAATACCTGGACGGCAAGATCCGTGCCGCCACCTGGTTGATCAAGAGCATCCAATGGCGCCAGCAGACCCTGTACCGGGTCAGCGAGAGCATCTTCAACTTCCAGCGCGAGTTCCTCGATCATGGCGTGGACCGGCTGAAGCCCCTGGTGCTGCGCGAGGTCGCGGCACAGATCGGCATGCATCCGTCCACGGTCAGCCGCGCCACTTCCAACAAGTATGTCCACACGCCGCAGGGCGTATTCGAGTTGAAATACTTCTTTCAGAGCGGCATACCGCGTAACGACAGCTCGTTGGTGGTGTCGGCGGAGTCGGTCCGGGAGCGGATCCGGGTGCTGGTGGAGTCGGAGGACCCGGGCAAGCCGCTGAGCGACCAGGAAATCGCCGTCACGCTGCGGGGACTGGGAATCGACATCGCGCGCCGGACGGTCGCCAAGTATCGCGAGCAGTTGGGCATCCTGCCGTCGTCGCGGCGGCGGGACCCGTATGGGCAACGAGTCGAGCCCGCCTGA
- a CDS encoding PTS sugar transporter subunit IIA yields MRITDVLDPEAVIPSLEARDKYAVLEEIVTRVSSHYGFEDSQRLLDVVRARERICSTAIGEGVAIPHGKLPGLKRVFIAFARSREGVDFDAQDGTRTHLFFLLVAPEESTSEHLSALARVSRLVKDASLREHLMRVQTPEEVVRLIEEKERNL; encoded by the coding sequence TTGCGAATCACGGACGTTCTGGATCCTGAAGCGGTCATTCCGAGTCTCGAGGCGCGCGACAAGTACGCCGTCCTCGAGGAGATCGTGACCCGCGTGTCGAGCCACTACGGATTCGAGGACTCGCAACGGTTGCTCGACGTGGTGCGCGCCCGCGAGCGGATCTGCAGCACCGCCATCGGCGAGGGCGTGGCCATCCCCCACGGCAAGCTGCCGGGGCTGAAGCGGGTGTTCATCGCCTTTGCCCGCAGCCGCGAAGGGGTCGATTTCGACGCCCAGGACGGCACTCGCACGCACCTGTTTTTTCTCCTGGTGGCGCCCGAGGAGTCCACCTCCGAGCACCTGAGCGCGTTGGCGCGGGTGTCCCGGCTGGTCAAGGACGCCTCGCTGCGCGAGCACCTCATGCGCGTGCAGACTCCCGAAGAGGTGGTGCGGCTCATCGAGGAGAAGGAACGGAACCTCTGA
- the rapZ gene encoding RNase adapter RapZ yields MTSPLDIVVVTGLSGSGKSVAMRALEDNGFFCVDNLPVLLIPRFIELCQGYREGIERAAFGIDLRGGQFIEGWQEVLDETRRAGHRVEVLFLDASDELLLRRFNETRRPHPLQAGGSVQDGIARERAALTGMRDLAHRVIDTTHLNVHDLKKVIEDSCIQALGRRRMSVFLMSFGYKYGIPAEADLVIDVRFLPNPFFVNGLGTRSGLAPEVRDFVLSRPETHAFVERMSALLDFTLPSYEREGKSNLTVAFGCTGGKHRSVVLAAEFARRLDGGPWRIQLRHRDVDR; encoded by the coding sequence CTGACCAGCCCGCTTGACATCGTGGTCGTCACCGGCCTTTCGGGGTCGGGGAAAAGCGTCGCCATGCGCGCGCTGGAGGACAACGGCTTCTTCTGCGTCGACAACCTGCCGGTCCTGCTCATTCCCAGATTCATCGAGCTTTGCCAGGGCTACCGCGAAGGCATCGAGCGGGCCGCCTTCGGCATCGACCTCCGCGGCGGACAGTTCATCGAGGGCTGGCAGGAGGTGCTGGACGAAACCCGCAGGGCCGGTCACCGGGTGGAGGTCCTCTTCCTGGACGCCAGCGACGAGCTGCTGCTGCGCCGCTTCAACGAGACGCGCCGCCCCCATCCGCTCCAGGCGGGCGGGTCGGTGCAGGACGGCATCGCGCGGGAGCGCGCGGCCCTGACGGGCATGCGCGACCTGGCCCACCGGGTCATCGACACCACGCATCTCAACGTCCACGATCTCAAGAAGGTCATCGAGGACTCGTGTATCCAGGCTCTGGGACGCCGGCGCATGTCCGTCTTCCTGATGTCCTTCGGCTACAAGTACGGCATCCCGGCCGAGGCGGACCTGGTCATCGACGTGCGTTTTCTTCCCAACCCGTTTTTTGTTAATGGGTTGGGGACTCGCAGCGGTTTGGCGCCGGAAGTACGGGATTTCGTTCTCAGCCGGCCGGAGACGCACGCTTTCGTCGAGCGCATGAGCGCGCTGCTCGATTTCACGCTGCCCAGCTATGAGCGCGAGGGCAAGAGCAACCTGACCGTGGCCTTCGGCTGCACCGGCGGGAAACACCGGTCGGTGGTGCTCGCCGCCGAGTTCGCGCGGCGCCTGGATGGGGGCCCATGGCGCATTCAGTTGCGGCACCGGGACGTTGACAGATGA
- a CDS encoding HPr family phosphocarrier protein → MHRVRKKLEIKNRLGMHARASALFVQTVNQFSSEVKISKDDNVVNGRSIMGVLTLGAAKGSKIRVETRGEDAHEAMLAIEQLVEDKFRESD, encoded by the coding sequence ATGCACCGCGTTAGGAAGAAGCTTGAGATCAAGAACCGCCTCGGTATGCACGCGCGCGCCTCGGCGCTGTTCGTGCAGACCGTCAATCAGTTCTCCTCGGAGGTCAAGATCTCCAAGGACGACAACGTCGTCAATGGACGAAGCATCATGGGCGTCCTGACCCTGGGAGCGGCCAAGGGCAGCAAGATCCGGGTCGAAACCCGCGGTGAGGACGCTCACGAGGCCATGCTCGCCATCGAGCAGCTCGTGGAGGACAAGTTTCGCGAGAGTGACTGA
- the metK gene encoding methionine adenosyltransferase: protein MTNKDFVFTSESVSEGHPDKMCDQVSDAVLDAHLAQDPNSRVACETLVKNDLIVIAGEITSKGKVDYESLARRVALDIGYDDPAKGFDGNTCEVLVRLVSQSPNISQGVTEGEGLFKEQGAGDQGMMFGYACDETEELMPLPIQLAHELVGYLAKIRKSGEAPFLRPDSKSQVSVEYRDGRPHRVTNVVVSTQHTPEVPHDKLRETIIDSVIRAVVPSQYLDNDTEFLVNPTGSFEIGGPQADAGLTGRKIIVDTYGGMGRHGGGAFSGKDPSKVDRSAAYVARYVAKNVVAAKLARRCEIQLAYVIGVAEPVSIAIDTFGTGVVSDAEIVKLVRENFELTPKGIIDALSLRAPIYQKSAAYGHFGRKPEDGFFTWEQTDRATRLSGAVKG, encoded by the coding sequence ATGACGAACAAGGACTTTGTCTTTACCTCGGAATCGGTGTCGGAGGGCCATCCCGACAAGATGTGCGACCAGGTCTCGGACGCGGTGCTCGACGCCCATCTGGCGCAGGACCCGAACAGCCGTGTGGCGTGCGAGACACTGGTCAAGAACGATTTGATCGTCATCGCCGGCGAGATCACCAGCAAGGGAAAGGTGGACTACGAGAGCCTGGCGCGCCGCGTCGCCCTCGACATCGGCTACGATGATCCCGCCAAGGGGTTCGACGGCAACACGTGCGAGGTGCTGGTGCGGCTGGTGAGCCAGTCTCCCAACATCTCTCAGGGAGTTACCGAAGGCGAGGGTCTTTTTAAGGAGCAGGGCGCCGGCGACCAGGGCATGATGTTCGGCTACGCGTGCGACGAGACCGAGGAGTTGATGCCGCTGCCGATCCAGCTCGCCCATGAGCTCGTCGGCTATCTGGCCAAGATACGGAAGTCCGGCGAGGCGCCGTTCCTGCGCCCGGACTCCAAGTCCCAGGTGAGCGTCGAGTACCGCGACGGCCGCCCCCATCGCGTCACCAACGTGGTGGTGTCCACCCAGCACACCCCCGAGGTGCCTCACGACAAGCTCCGCGAGACCATCATCGACAGCGTGATCCGCGCGGTGGTCCCGTCCCAATACCTCGACAACGACACGGAGTTTCTCGTCAACCCCACCGGCAGCTTCGAGATCGGCGGCCCCCAGGCCGACGCGGGCCTGACCGGCCGCAAGATCATCGTGGACACCTACGGCGGCATGGGCCGGCACGGCGGCGGCGCCTTCTCGGGCAAGGACCCCTCCAAGGTGGACCGCAGCGCGGCGTACGTGGCCCGCTACGTGGCCAAGAACGTCGTCGCGGCCAAGCTGGCACGCCGCTGCGAGATCCAGCTTGCCTACGTCATCGGGGTAGCCGAGCCCGTGTCCATCGCCATCGACACCTTTGGCACGGGCGTGGTCTCGGACGCCGAGATCGTCAAGCTCGTGCGCGAGAACTTCGAGCTCACCCCCAAGGGCATCATCGACGCCCTGAGCCTGCGCGCGCCCATCTACCAGAAGTCGGCGGCCTACGGCCACTTCGGCCGCAAGCCGGAAGACGGCTTCTTCACCTGGGAGCAGACCGATCGGGCAACACGCCTGAGCGGCGCGGTCAAGGGCTAG
- the ahcY gene encoding adenosylhomocysteinase, whose translation MKCDIADPSLAADGWKRVLWADQEMPVLRDVRARFEKEKPLKGLRFSACLHVTAETANLVRTLKAGGADVVLCASNPLSTQDDVAAALVKHENLSVYSIRGEDHDTYYRHLRAALDHRPVITMDDGADLVSMLHQEYDHLVPDMLASMEETTTGVIRLRALEADGALKIPIIAVNDAATKHLFDNRYGTGQSTIDGIIRATDVLLAGKRVVVAGYGWCGRGVASRARGMGAKVIVTEVDPVRALEASMDGFDVMPMKNAAKVGDLFITLTGDMHVIRQEHLRSMRDGAIICNSGHFDIEIDIKTLDSMAEKCQKNVRNHVDCYTLPGGKRLFLLGEGRLVNLAAAEGHPASVMDMSFATQALASEWAVQQRGTLSPQVYDVPQSLEEWVASIKLGTMGIQIDKLTREQKIYLSSWEMGT comes from the coding sequence GTGAAATGCGACATCGCGGACCCGAGTCTGGCCGCGGACGGATGGAAACGAGTCCTTTGGGCCGATCAGGAAATGCCAGTGCTCCGGGACGTGCGCGCGCGCTTCGAAAAGGAGAAGCCGCTGAAGGGCCTGCGCTTCTCCGCCTGCCTGCACGTCACCGCGGAAACCGCCAACCTCGTTCGGACGCTCAAGGCGGGCGGCGCCGACGTCGTCCTGTGCGCGTCGAATCCCCTGTCTACACAGGATGACGTGGCCGCCGCCCTGGTGAAGCACGAGAACCTGTCCGTGTACTCCATCCGCGGCGAGGACCACGACACCTACTACCGGCATCTCAGGGCCGCGCTCGACCACCGCCCGGTCATCACCATGGACGACGGCGCCGACCTCGTGTCCATGCTGCACCAGGAGTACGACCACCTCGTGCCCGACATGCTGGCGTCCATGGAGGAAACCACCACCGGAGTCATCCGGTTGCGCGCGCTGGAGGCCGACGGGGCGCTCAAGATTCCCATCATCGCGGTCAACGACGCCGCCACCAAGCACCTCTTCGACAACCGCTACGGCACCGGCCAGTCCACCATCGACGGCATCATCCGCGCCACCGACGTTCTGCTCGCCGGCAAGCGCGTGGTGGTGGCAGGCTACGGCTGGTGCGGCCGCGGCGTGGCGTCGCGCGCACGCGGCATGGGCGCCAAGGTCATCGTCACCGAGGTGGACCCCGTGCGCGCCCTCGAAGCCTCCATGGACGGCTTCGACGTCATGCCCATGAAGAACGCCGCCAAGGTCGGCGATCTCTTCATCACCCTCACCGGAGACATGCACGTCATCCGCCAGGAGCACCTGCGCTCCATGAGGGACGGCGCCATCATCTGCAACTCCGGCCACTTCGACATCGAGATCGACATCAAGACCCTCGACTCAATGGCCGAGAAGTGCCAAAAGAACGTGCGCAACCACGTCGACTGCTACACGCTCCCCGGCGGCAAGCGCCTCTTCCTCCTCGGCGAAGGCCGCCTCGTCAACCTCGCCGCCGCCGAAGGCCATCCCGCCTCCGTCATGGACATGAGCTTCGCCACCCAGGCCCTCGCCTCCGAATGGGCCGTCCAGCAGCGCGGCACCCTGTCCCCACAAGTCTACGACGTCCCCCAGTCCCTCGAGGAATGGGTCGCCAGCATCAAGCTCGGCACCATGGGCATCCAGATCGACAAGCTCACCCGCGAGCAGAAGATCTACCTGTCGTCGTGGGAGATGGGGACGTAA
- a CDS encoding plasmid stabilization protein — MASITIRKLDDDVKTRLRMRAAGHGRSMEEEARLILAEAVKKKTVPPKGLGTLIHELFKPYGGVELELPPREPAREPPRFD, encoded by the coding sequence ATGGCAAGCATCACGATTCGCAAACTCGACGACGACGTGAAGACCCGCCTTCGCATGCGGGCGGCCGGGCATGGGCGATCAATGGAGGAAGAAGCCCGCCTGATCCTGGCCGAGGCGGTCAAGAAAAAAACGGTGCCGCCCAAAGGCTTGGGGACATTGATTCACGAACTGTTCAAGCCTTACGGTGGCGTTGAGTTGGAACTGCCGCCGCGCGAGCCGGCACGTGAGCCGCCTCGGTTCGACTGA
- a CDS encoding type II toxin-antitoxin system VapC family toxin produces the protein MVVLDTNVVSELMRDHPNREVIVWLDELPTRELYVTAVTEAEILTGIAFLPRGKRRRGLADAATRLFTDLFANRVLPFDSEAARAYATIMAARRSAGRPAPQADCQIAAIARSRGMSVATRNVRDFEGTGIEVIDPWRRS, from the coding sequence ATGGTGGTCCTTGACACCAACGTCGTGTCCGAGTTGATGCGTGACCACCCGAATCGGGAAGTCATCGTCTGGTTGGACGAACTGCCGACTCGGGAGCTGTATGTGACCGCGGTGACGGAAGCGGAGATCCTCACCGGGATTGCCTTCCTGCCTCGAGGTAAACGCCGCAGAGGCCTCGCCGACGCTGCTACACGCCTGTTCACGGATTTGTTCGCCAACAGGGTGCTCCCGTTCGACAGCGAGGCTGCGCGTGCCTACGCAACCATCATGGCCGCCCGCCGGAGCGCCGGGCGTCCGGCCCCGCAGGCCGATTGTCAGATCGCCGCCATCGCCCGTTCGCGCGGCATGAGCGTGGCAACGCGCAATGTTCGAGACTTCGAGGGCACGGGAATCGAGGTGATTGACCCGTGGCGGCGCTCATGA